One genomic region from Kamptonema formosum PCC 6407 encodes:
- a CDS encoding NAD(P)/FAD-dependent oxidoreductase produces the protein MNNPIYQTVIVGGGFTGLFTALHLAHEHYPRSIILIDSSERFCFKPLLYEYFSGEMDANQVVPRFEELLKDSGIIFVQDTVQSIDLEQREVKLTSGTNYNYSNLVLALGSVTGYFGVEGAKEYAFDFRTQENAIALDRHLRDCLQRAVQIEDPEQRRRLLTVAAIGGGPSGVEMVATLADLLPNWYEALGGNPQEVRVVLINHGNEILKGDINSHLRETAEQELEKRAVPVELIAGAEATAIRRDSVEYKRDGKSEILSASTTIWTTGTATHPLIKNLPIPNEHRDRDGRVHVTPTLQLPDFLEVFAGGDCAVDVQASTVEGREYEHLELHQDSISNSSEPHETKPLPPTAQVAYQQGATIAHNLKAMALGHELKPAQVNLRGTLLKLGLENSAANIYDVFEVKGEVGHLIRQGTYLELLPTPLHNLKVTTDWLKDEIFHEHINSGDGIKQAVKVAQVVGGVVVGAIVAKKMLNMLSEDDKNQKS, from the coding sequence ATGAACAACCCAATTTATCAGACTGTAATCGTTGGTGGTGGTTTCACTGGTTTGTTTACAGCTTTGCATCTAGCACACGAACACTATCCAAGAAGCATCATCCTAATTGATAGCTCTGAACGCTTTTGTTTTAAGCCTTTACTTTACGAGTATTTCAGTGGTGAGATGGATGCTAATCAGGTAGTACCGCGTTTTGAGGAACTGCTCAAGGATAGCGGCATCATTTTTGTGCAAGATACGGTGCAATCGATTGACCTAGAACAACGGGAAGTCAAATTAACTTCGGGAACTAACTACAACTACAGTAACTTAGTGTTAGCTTTAGGTAGCGTTACTGGCTATTTTGGCGTTGAGGGTGCTAAAGAATATGCCTTTGATTTTCGCACCCAAGAAAATGCGATCGCGCTCGATCGTCACTTGCGCGACTGCTTACAACGAGCCGTTCAAATTGAAGACCCCGAGCAACGTCGTCGGCTGCTAACTGTAGCTGCGATCGGTGGCGGGCCAAGTGGTGTGGAAATGGTTGCTACTTTAGCCGATCTGCTACCTAACTGGTATGAAGCTTTGGGAGGTAATCCTCAAGAAGTCCGGGTGGTACTAATTAATCACGGCAACGAAATTCTCAAGGGTGATATTAATAGTCATCTGCGTGAAACTGCCGAGCAGGAATTAGAAAAACGCGCTGTACCAGTGGAGTTAATCGCGGGAGCAGAAGCGACGGCTATTCGTCGAGATTCAGTTGAATATAAGCGCGATGGTAAGTCTGAAATATTATCAGCATCTACCACGATTTGGACAACTGGAACTGCTACACATCCACTGATTAAAAACTTACCAATTCCCAACGAACACCGCGATCGAGATGGTCGCGTTCATGTTACTCCCACTTTGCAGTTACCCGATTTTCTAGAAGTTTTTGCAGGGGGTGATTGTGCGGTGGATGTGCAAGCCTCAACGGTTGAGGGTCGTGAGTACGAGCATTTAGAACTACATCAAGATTCAATATCTAATTCCTCTGAGCCCCATGAGACTAAACCTTTACCTCCCACTGCCCAAGTAGCCTATCAGCAAGGGGCCACGATCGCGCATAATCTGAAAGCGATGGCATTAGGACATGAGCTAAAGCCAGCTCAGGTTAACCTACGCGGAACCCTTCTCAAACTAGGTTTAGAAAATAGTGCCGCTAACATTTACGATGTTTTTGAAGTGAAAGGCGAAGTCGGTCATCTGATTCGCCAAGGCACTTATCTAGAACTATTGCCAACTCCGCTTCATAACTTGAAAGTTACTACAGACTGGTTAAAAGATGAGATATTCCACGAACATATCAATTCTGGTGATGGGATAAAGCAAGCTGTTAAGGTTGCTCAAGTCGTGGGTGGAGTAGTCGTCGGCGCTATAGTTGCCAAAAAAATGCTCAATATGCTAAGTGAGGACGATAAAAACCAGAAATCTTGA
- a CDS encoding cytochrome c oxidase subunit 3, translated as MPNPTHHIDESPIRFDRLVQSLPNWLQRFLPIGGGIAHDHHGKAMFGVTIFLLSESLVFFSFFFTYIALRLTHSNWLPPGVKGPELSKFIIINTVVLLSSSFVIQAAENALKRHKIIRFRWLWVLTFGMGIYFLVGQGIEWSNLNFRLTTGLMGGTFYLLTGFHGLHVFAGILLQLLMLSRSFIRDNYNKGYFGVSATTLFWHFVDAIWVILFSLIYLWPP; from the coding sequence ATGCCAAATCCTACACATCATATAGATGAAAGCCCAATTCGTTTCGATCGCTTAGTACAGTCCCTGCCTAATTGGTTACAAAGGTTCTTACCAATTGGTGGTGGCATCGCTCACGATCATCATGGTAAAGCAATGTTCGGCGTTACCATATTCTTGCTGTCGGAGAGCCTAGTTTTTTTCAGCTTTTTCTTTACCTATATCGCTCTACGATTGACCCATTCCAACTGGCTACCACCTGGTGTTAAGGGGCCGGAATTATCTAAATTTATCATTATTAATACTGTGGTGCTGCTTTCAAGTAGCTTCGTTATTCAAGCCGCAGAAAACGCCCTCAAACGCCATAAAATTATTAGATTTCGCTGGCTTTGGGTACTGACTTTTGGTATGGGAATTTACTTCTTAGTTGGTCAGGGTATCGAGTGGAGTAACCTTAACTTCCGGCTGACTACAGGGCTAATGGGTGGAACATTTTACCTGCTAACAGGTTTCCACGGGCTGCACGTTTTTGCGGGCATTCTCTTGCAGTTGCTGATGCTTTCTCGTTCTTTCATTCGGGACAATTACAACAAGGGGTACTTTGGTGTCAGCGCAACTACTTTGTTCTGGCACTTTGTTGATGCGATCTGGGTTATCCTATTTTCACTTATCTATCTCTGGCCACCCTAG
- the ctaD gene encoding cytochrome c oxidase subunit I — translation MTNNSIPITDESENPNSKNDPDWQEYFSFSTDHKVIGVQYMVTTFIFFLIGGMLAMIIRGELLTPESDLVDRSLYNGLFTLHGTVMIFLWIIPFNAGLANYLVPLIIGAKDMAFPVLNALAFWIIPPAGILLLSSFLVQGGPAQAGWWSYPPISLQNPTGYPINGESIWILSVMLLGISSIMGGVNFITTIVWMRAPGMTFFRMPIFVWTVLSAQLLQLICLPSLTGAIVLLFFDLTFGTNFFKPLENGDPIIYQHLFWFYSHPAVYVMALPAFGIFSEILPAFSRNPLFGYRSVAIASFGIGLVSIFVWVHHMFASATPNWMRILFMVSSMLVAVPTGVKVFAWTATVWNGRLHLLTPMLFALGGVLMFIFGGITGIMLSSVPFDIHVNNTYFVVGHFHYVVHNTITMAIFAAIYFWFPKITGRMYAEGWGKLHFFLTFIGANLTFFPMHPLGLQGMVRRVSSYDPQFQGWNIIASLGAFFLGMSTLPFIANIVGSLLLGKKAPDNPWHATGLEWKTSSPPPRENFEEIPVVNDPPYHYNSKAIPEAAVTQE, via the coding sequence ATGACAAATAACTCAATCCCAATTACTGACGAATCAGAAAATCCCAACAGTAAAAACGATCCCGACTGGCAGGAGTATTTCAGCTTTAGCACCGACCATAAAGTTATCGGTGTTCAGTACATGGTGACGACTTTTATTTTCTTTTTGATTGGTGGGATGTTAGCGATGATTATTCGGGGCGAACTGCTTACTCCCGAATCAGATTTGGTCGATCGCTCTTTATATAATGGCTTATTTACTCTACACGGCACGGTGATGATTTTCCTGTGGATTATCCCCTTCAATGCTGGTCTTGCTAACTACTTAGTACCGTTGATAATTGGGGCAAAAGACATGGCGTTTCCAGTTCTGAATGCGCTCGCCTTTTGGATAATTCCGCCAGCAGGTATCCTCCTACTATCGAGCTTTTTAGTACAAGGTGGGCCCGCACAAGCTGGCTGGTGGTCTTACCCACCAATCAGCCTCCAAAACCCAACTGGTTATCCCATCAACGGCGAATCAATTTGGATACTGAGTGTAATGTTGCTGGGTATTTCATCGATTATGGGAGGAGTCAACTTTATTACTACAATTGTTTGGATGCGGGCACCAGGGATGACGTTTTTTCGGATGCCGATTTTCGTTTGGACAGTTCTCAGCGCCCAGTTGCTACAACTAATTTGTTTACCTTCCCTGACGGGCGCGATCGTACTGTTATTTTTTGACCTCACTTTTGGGACAAATTTCTTCAAACCCCTGGAGAATGGCGACCCAATTATCTATCAGCACTTATTTTGGTTCTACTCCCATCCGGCGGTTTATGTGATGGCGCTGCCTGCTTTTGGCATCTTTTCGGAAATTCTCCCCGCCTTTTCTCGTAATCCTTTATTTGGCTATCGATCGGTTGCGATCGCCTCCTTTGGAATTGGTTTAGTCAGCATATTTGTTTGGGTACACCATATGTTTGCCAGTGCTACACCCAATTGGATGCGGATACTATTTATGGTTTCCTCAATGTTGGTAGCTGTCCCTACTGGTGTCAAAGTATTTGCTTGGACTGCCACAGTTTGGAATGGCAGACTGCATCTTTTAACCCCCATGTTATTTGCCTTGGGAGGTGTACTTATGTTTATTTTCGGTGGAATTACTGGCATCATGCTTAGTTCAGTTCCGTTTGATATTCATGTCAACAATACCTACTTTGTAGTAGGTCACTTCCACTACGTCGTCCACAATACAATCACGATGGCAATCTTTGCCGCGATTTACTTCTGGTTCCCAAAAATAACTGGACGAATGTACGCTGAAGGCTGGGGAAAATTGCATTTCTTTTTAACTTTTATCGGCGCTAATCTTACGTTTTTCCCCATGCACCCGCTCGGTTTACAAGGCATGGTGCGCCGGGTTTCATCTTACGATCCGCAGTTCCAAGGGTGGAATATTATTGCTAGTTTGGGAGCCTTTTTCTTGGGTATGTCTACGCTGCCTTTTATTGCCAATATCGTCGGTTCTTTGCTATTAGGTAAAAAAGCACCTGACAATCCTTGGCACGCTACAGGGCTGGAGTGGAAGACTTCTTCACCGCCACCCAGGGAGAACTTTGAGGAAATTCCTGTTGTCAACGATCCACCCTATCATTACAACTCTAAAGCGATACCAGAGGCTGCTGTTACTCAAGAATAG
- a CDS encoding cytochrome c oxidase subunit II, whose translation MIIARWIGDRAYSWMPIQATAEAERVDRIFSFLTSVGTFIFLAIAGTIGYSILTDRAPKGDWSHGHPTRSDVRLEILWTSAPTVLVLWLAAQSFSIYQQLDIEGLQPIVHLHLLEESATAATVTNTDQPVTENIEVIAKQSVWSFRYPNNAISNELHLRVNERTRLSLHSQDVIHGFYVPEFRLKQDIIPNRNINLVLTPTKIGKYHLRDSQFSGTDFALMVADVYVDSSESYNQWLSQAAIRK comes from the coding sequence ATGATAATAGCCCGCTGGATTGGCGATCGCGCCTACTCTTGGATGCCGATTCAGGCAACCGCAGAAGCGGAAAGAGTCGATCGCATATTTAGCTTTTTAACCTCCGTGGGAACGTTCATCTTTCTCGCGATCGCAGGCACGATCGGATACTCAATTCTCACCGATCGCGCGCCCAAGGGAGATTGGAGTCACGGTCATCCTACCAGAAGCGATGTGAGGCTAGAAATCCTCTGGACTTCCGCCCCAACCGTCCTAGTTTTATGGCTTGCAGCTCAAAGTTTCAGCATTTATCAACAACTAGATATTGAGGGGCTACAACCGATCGTACATCTGCACCTATTGGAAGAATCTGCTACCGCTGCAACGGTCACAAATACCGATCAACCTGTTACTGAAAATATTGAGGTTATAGCTAAACAATCGGTTTGGTCTTTCCGCTATCCAAATAATGCCATTAGTAACGAATTACACCTGAGAGTAAATGAACGTACCCGTTTAAGTTTACATTCCCAAGATGTAATTCACGGCTTTTATGTCCCGGAATTTCGGTTAAAGCAAGATATCATCCCCAACCGCAATATTAACCTGGTCTTAACACCCACCAAAATCGGCAAATATCACCTGCGTGATTCCCAATTCAGCGGCACCGACTTTGCCTTGATGGTGGCGGATGTATATGTTGATTCAAGTGAAAGTTATAATCAATGGCTTTCTCAAGCTGCTATCCGTAAATAA
- a CDS encoding DUF2231 domain-containing protein — protein sequence MNSQLIDRLWFKLGANGLPYEVPIHPQLVHFTLGLFIIAIIFDIAGTLFRFEKPILKFLTLTAIRPSFFDVGWYNLLASAVITFFTVAAGFFEMMLADPPTNMNSAWGLGAGTTMLLHGMGGILLLAAIVAMTVWRGLQRYRWRKNATIQVQWSYLLMGIFILGLLYVHGTLGAQMGDEFGIHNTAAGLIRQGKNPNLLLK from the coding sequence ATGAACTCGCAACTTATCGATCGGTTGTGGTTCAAACTAGGTGCGAACGGATTACCATACGAGGTTCCAATTCATCCGCAGCTAGTGCATTTCACGTTGGGTTTATTCATTATTGCCATAATTTTTGATATTGCGGGAACGCTGTTTCGTTTTGAAAAACCAATCCTCAAATTTTTGACTCTGACTGCTATTCGTCCCAGCTTTTTTGATGTTGGTTGGTACAATCTTTTAGCAAGTGCTGTTATCACATTTTTTACCGTCGCAGCGGGCTTTTTTGAGATGATGTTGGCAGACCCACCCACAAATATGAATAGTGCTTGGGGGTTGGGGGCTGGTACAACAATGCTCTTGCATGGTATGGGGGGTATTTTACTATTAGCAGCGATTGTTGCCATGACCGTATGGAGGGGGTTACAGCGCTACCGCTGGCGCAAAAATGCCACAATCCAAGTGCAGTGGAGTTACTTGTTGATGGGTATTTTTATATTGGGATTGTTATATGTTCACGGCACTTTAGGGGCGCAGATGGGAGACGAGTTCGGGATACATAATACGGCAGCGGGCTTAATTCGACAAGGTAAAAATCCGAATTTATTACTTAAATAA
- a CDS encoding DUF2231 domain-containing protein, whose translation MPLPLNNANLPYPDPLHPIVVHFAIAMIIFSFCCDVTGYFNRNHRLFEVSFWNMFVASVSIFLAVIFGQFEAGLAQPYEAVKPTLNLHTITGWSLSAIIVAITAWRFAIRARTPVKIPVAYLGVATFLICLVCFQQYLGTKLVWVYGLHVEPVVEATKNGVLQ comes from the coding sequence ATGCCTCTGCCTCTCAATAATGCGAATCTACCTTACCCAGATCCGCTCCATCCGATCGTCGTCCATTTCGCGATCGCGATGATAATTTTTTCCTTCTGCTGCGACGTGACGGGCTATTTCAACCGCAATCATCGTTTGTTTGAGGTGAGTTTCTGGAATATGTTTGTTGCTTCAGTCAGTATTTTCCTCGCCGTCATCTTTGGTCAGTTTGAAGCTGGTTTAGCCCAACCTTACGAAGCCGTCAAGCCGACACTGAATTTACACACAATTACAGGCTGGTCACTTTCGGCAATTATTGTGGCAATTACCGCATGGAGATTCGCGATTCGCGCCCGAACTCCAGTAAAGATACCTGTTGCTTATCTAGGTGTTGCAACATTTTTAATTTGTTTAGTATGCTTTCAACAATATTTAGGGACTAAGTTAGTTTGGGTATACGGGCTGCACGTAGAGCCCGTAGTTGAAGCAACAAAAAATGGAGTCTTACAATGA
- a CDS encoding SDR family NAD(P)-dependent oxidoreductase, producing the protein MSYSPNLFKGQKAVVTGASSGIGEGVTHTLAASGASVLVNYHSQQEAAE; encoded by the coding sequence ATGAGCTATTCCCCTAATCTTTTCAAAGGTCAAAAAGCAGTCGTAACGGGTGCAAGTTCTGGTATTGGTGAAGGAGTCACCCATACTTTGGCTGCATCGGGTGCTTCTGTTTTAGTCAACTACCATTCTCAACAGGAAGCAGCAGAGTAG